Proteins from a genomic interval of Scatophagus argus isolate fScaArg1 chromosome 6, fScaArg1.pri, whole genome shotgun sequence:
- the mob3c gene encoding MOB kinase activator 3C isoform X2 yields the protein MALCLGQVFSKDKTFRPRKRFEPGTQRFELYKKAQASLKSGLDLRKVVQLPEGENINDWIAVHVVDFFNRINLIYGTMSEFCTERTCPIMSGGLRYEYRWQDGDDYKKPTKLPALKYMNLLMDWIESLINNEDIFPTRVYLSPRTSSRCARRS from the exons ATGGCGTTGTGTCTTGGACAAGTGttcagcaaagacaaaacattcagaCCAAGGAAGCGGTTTGAACCGGGCACTCAGCGCTTTGAACTCTACAAGAAGGCCCAGGCCTCGCTCAAGTCCGGCTTGGACCTGAGAAAAGTGGTTCAGCTGCCAGAGGGAGAGAACATCAATGATTGGATTGCTGTTCATGTGGTGGATTTTTTTAACAGGATCAACTTGATCTATGGCACGATGAGTGAGTTCTGCACCGAGCGCACGTGTCCCATCATGTCTGGGGGCCTGAGGTACGAGTACAGGTGGCAGGATGGTGACGACTATAAGAAACCCACCAAGCTGCCCGCTCTGAAGTACATGAACTTGCTGATGGACTGGATAGAGTCGCTCATCAATAATGAAGACATCTTTCCCACCAGA GTGTACCTTTCCCCAAGAACTTCCAGCAGGTGTGCAAGAAGATCCTGA
- the mob3c gene encoding MOB kinase activator 3C isoform X1 codes for MALCLGQVFSKDKTFRPRKRFEPGTQRFELYKKAQASLKSGLDLRKVVQLPEGENINDWIAVHVVDFFNRINLIYGTMSEFCTERTCPIMSGGLRYEYRWQDGDDYKKPTKLPALKYMNLLMDWIESLINNEDIFPTRVGVPFPKNFQQVCKKILSRLFRVFVHVYIHHFDSICSMGAEAHINTCYKHYYYFITEFNLIDHSELEPLKEMTEKICN; via the exons ATGGCGTTGTGTCTTGGACAAGTGttcagcaaagacaaaacattcagaCCAAGGAAGCGGTTTGAACCGGGCACTCAGCGCTTTGAACTCTACAAGAAGGCCCAGGCCTCGCTCAAGTCCGGCTTGGACCTGAGAAAAGTGGTTCAGCTGCCAGAGGGAGAGAACATCAATGATTGGATTGCTGTTCATGTGGTGGATTTTTTTAACAGGATCAACTTGATCTATGGCACGATGAGTGAGTTCTGCACCGAGCGCACGTGTCCCATCATGTCTGGGGGCCTGAGGTACGAGTACAGGTGGCAGGATGGTGACGACTATAAGAAACCCACCAAGCTGCCCGCTCTGAAGTACATGAACTTGCTGATGGACTGGATAGAGTCGCTCATCAATAATGAAGACATCTTTCCCACCAGAGTAG GTGTACCTTTCCCCAAGAACTTCCAGCAGGTGTGCAAGAAGATCCTGAGCCGGCTCTTCAgggtgtttgtgcatgtttacattCATCACTTTGACAGCATCTGCAGCATGGGTGCAGAGGCCCACATCAATACCTGCTATAAGCACTACTACTACTTCATCACCGAGTTCAACCTCATTGATCACTCTGAACTGGAGCCCCTG aaagagatgacagagaagATATGCAATTAA
- the LOC124061189 gene encoding transmembrane protein 275-like has product MVLPEKNSTPSAPEKVPTQQALRHQSLPSPALCCACGLCIMLAGINITLVGAFAFGTFIPTGNPPIIIGPLLLLIALAFFTACCVVSRRPVAHMARKAKGGEKWGLMHMGTAVCEMEASEHTLQDTTAVQLSPTNSPTTSHKSSSSQGASAPTTGCQDGAGELHISEMSDMSVTRGDPTLTSDFKETGQSISST; this is encoded by the coding sequence ATGGTGCTGCCTGAGAAAAATTCCACGCCGTCTGCTCCTGAGAAGGTCCCCACACAGCAGGCTCTGCGGCACCAGAGCCTGCCCTCCCCAGCCCTGTGCTGTGCCTGCGGTCTGTGCATCATGCTGGCTGGTATCAACATCACCCTAGTGGGAGCTTTCGCCTTTGGCACCTTCATCCCTACTGGCAACCCTCCCATCATCATCGGGCCTCTTCTCTTACTGATAGCCTTGGCCTTCTTCACAGCCTGCTGTGTGGTCAGCAGGAGACCCGTGGCCCACATGGCCCGCAAGGCTAAAGGAGGTGAGAAGTGGGGGCTGATGCATATGGGGACGGCTGTGTGTGAGATGGAGGCGAGCGAGCACACGTTGCAGGACACTACGGCTGTCCAGCTCAGTCCCACCAACTCCCCCACCACCTCTCACAAGTCCAGCTCCAGCCAGGGAGCCTCCGCTCCAACTACAGGATGTCAGGATGGAGCAGGTGAGCTGCACATATCAGAGATGTCTGATATGAGTGTCACCAGAGGTGACCCCACCTTGACCTCTGACTTCAAGGAGACTGGTCAGAGCATTTCCTCTACATAG
- the LOC124060883 gene encoding uncharacterized protein LOC124060883 has protein sequence MAKLHCVRSEPGDDSQPALSERSSKLHLDGTCVYPCPPESGPSAEDFQWESFLYDDPSNPTGLRLILKRVFGPASCPSPHQQATCSVSSHATDRVRPGLSGSPVKQTENKTSTPNLDHWIHEFEDPATLSISKKTDFLYESFLYEDLSDPTGLRLILKRVSGPASCPSPHQQQVTCSVSPHTTERASPGLSCSPVKQTENKTSTPNLDHWIHEFEGPATLSLSKKTDFLYESFLYEDLSDPTDLRLILKRVPGPASCPSSHQQQVTCSVSPHTTERASPGLSCSPVKQTENKTSTPNLDHWIHAFVNPDEFRNKKQTEMKDITPCDAASCSYKRKASEMDDMDEELQNPSKRFSGDSCSSCSTDNKLDSFKRSYKRRVSEVEDPVFGNLCKHSSNDSCSSCYADTELERNDELHQQQSALD, from the coding sequence CTGCATTGTGTACGCAGTGAACCAGGGGATGATTCCCAGCCCGCTCTCTCTGAGAGGTCATCTAAACTTCACTTGGATGGGACTTGTGTTTACCCGTGTCCACCAGAGTCTGGACCCAGTGCTGAAGACTTTCAGTGGGAATCCTTCCTCTACGATGATCCCAGTAACCCCACAGGTCTGAGACTGATCCTGAAGAGGGTTTTTGGTCCTGCCTCGTGTCCCAGTCCACATCAGCAGGCCACCTGCTCTGTGTCATCACACGCTACGGACAGAGTCCGTCCAGGTCTTAGTGGCAGCCCTGtcaagcagacagaaaacaagaccaGCACACCTAACTTGGATCACTGGATCCATGAATTTGAGGATCCTGCTACCCTCTCAATCAGCAAGAAAACTGATTTTCTGTATGAATCCTTCCTCTATGAGGATCTCAGTGACCCCACAGGTCTGAGACTGATCCTGAAGAGGGTTTCTGGTCCCGCCTCGTGTCCCAGtccacatcagcagcaggtcaCCTGCTCTGTGTCACCACACACTACGGAAAGAGCCAGTCCAGGGCTTAGTTGCAGCCCTGtcaagcagacagaaaacaagaccaGCACACCTAACTTGGATCACTGGATCCATGAATTTGAGGGTCCTGCTACCCTCTCACTCAGCAAGAAAACTGATTTTCTGTATGAATCCTTCCTCTATGAGGATCTCAGTGACCCCACAGATCTGAGACTGATCCTGAAGAGGGTTCCTGGTCCCGCCTCGTGTCCCAGttcacatcagcagcaggtcaCCTGCTCTGTGTCACCACACACTACGGAAAGAGCCAGTCCAGGGCTTAGTTGCAGCCCTGtcaagcagacagaaaacaagaccaGCACACCTAACCTGGATCACTGGATCCATGCGTTTGTAAATCCTGATGAATTCCGAAATAAGAAGCAAACTGAGATGAAGGATATTACACCATGTGACGCAGCTTCTTGCAGCTACAAGAGAAAAGCTAGTGAGATGGACGATATGGACGAAGAGCTCCAAAATCCATCCAAACGCTTCTCCGGTGACTCCTGCTCTTCTTGCAGCACAGACAATAAGCTGGACAGTTTCAAAAGAAGCTACAAGAGAAGAGTGAGTGAGGTGGAAGACCCAGTGTTTGGAAATCTGTGCAAACACTCATCCAATGATTCCTGCTCTTCATGCTACGCAGACACAGAGCTAGAGAGAAATGATGAACTTCATCAGCAACAGTCAGCGCTTGATTGA
- the mknk1 gene encoding MAP kinase-interacting serine/threonine-protein kinase 1 codes for MVRHNMMTELQAFQHSLQGNSLAVGQVGQSCRGIGENGVTSEDRQHLSQGPTEIEKSQPVNIPDAGKRKKKKRTRATDSSTGSFDDLYKLTDEVLGQGAYAKVQGCISLQNGQEFAVKIIEKSAGHSRSRVFREVETLYQCQGNRNILELIQFFEDSSCFYLVFEKLRGGSILTHIQNRKHFDELEASKVVRDIAQALDFLHTKGIAHRDLKLENILCEYTDQVSPVKICDFDLGSGVKLSSACTPITTPELTTPCGSAEYMAPEVVEVFTDEASFYDKRCDLWSLGVILYILLSGSPPFTGHCGTDCGWDRGETCRTCQSHLFESIQQGKYEFPEKDWAHISEGAMDLISKLLVRDATLRLSAAQVLKHAWVQGNAPERGLPTPHVLQRNSSTKDLTQFAAEAIAFNRQLSQHDEQQEDVGAIVCTMRLSPPSNSRLARRRAQSNALRTQDFLSTSDNLKA; via the exons ATGGTGAGGCACAACATGATGACTGAGTTGCAAGCCTTCCAGCACTCTCTTCAG GGTAACTCCCTGGCTGTGGGCCAAGTGGGGCAGAGCTGCAGGGGAATTGGGGAGAATGGTGTTACATCAGAGGACAGGCAGCACCTTTCCCAAGGCCCAACAG AAATTGAGAAAAGTCAGCCAGTGAATATCCCAGATGCAggtaaaagaaagaagaagaaaaggacaagAGCAACAGACAGTTCCACAGGCTCTTTTGATG ATCTGTACAAACTGACAGATGAGGTGCTTGGTCAGGGGGCTTATGCTAAGGTTCAAGGATGCATAAGCCTGCAGAATGGACAGGAGTTTGCTGTCAAG atCATAGAAAAGAGTGCAGGACACAGCCGCAGCAGAGTCTTTAGAGAAGTGGAGACTCTATACCAGTGTCAAGGAAACAG GAACATTTTGGAATTGATCCAGTTCTTCGAAGACAGTTCCTGCTTTTATTTGGTATTTGAAAAGCTCCGTGGAG GCTCCATTCTTACACACATCCAGAACCGAAAGCACTTTGATGAACTGGAGGCCAGTAAGGTGGTCAGAGATATTGCCCAAGCTCTTGACTTCCTACACACAAAAG GCATTGCCCATAGAGACCTTAAGCTGGAGAACATCCTTTGTGAATACACTGATCAG GTGTCCCCAGTTAAGATCTGCGATTTTGACTTAGGTAGTGGAGTGAAGCTCAGCAGTGCCTGTACGCCCATAACGACCCCAGAGCTCACCACACCG TGTGGCTCAGCAGAGTACATGGCTCCAGAGGTAGTGGAGGTGTTCACTGATGAGGCCTCCTTCTACGACAAGCGCTGTGACCTTTGGAGTCTCGGGGTCATCCTCTACATCCTGCTGAGTGGCAGCCCTCCGTTCACTGGTCACTGTGGCACAGACTGTGGCTGGGACCGGGGAGAAACCTGCAGAACCTGCCAG AGTCACCTGTTTGAGAGCATCCAGCAGGGCAAGTATGAATTTCCAGAGAAGGACTGGGCTCACATCTCCGAGGGGGCCATGGATCTCATATCCAAGCTCTTGGTTCGTGATGCAACTCTTCGCCTCAGTGCTGCCCAGGTCCTCAAGCACGCTTGGGTGCAGGGG aACGCTCCAGAGAGAGGTCTTCCAACTCCTCATGTTCTACAGAG GAACAGCAGCACCAAAGACCTGACCCAGTTTGCAGCAGAAGCCATCGCCTTTAACCGGCAGCTATCCCAGCACgatgagcagcaggaggatgtCGGAGCCATCGTTTGCACCATGAGGCTCTCTCCTCCTTCCAACTCCAGACTGGCCCGCAGACGGGCACAGTCCAATGCGCTGCGCACCCAGGACTTCCTGTCCACATCAGACAACCTCAAAGCCTGA
- the zfyve9b gene encoding zinc finger FYVE domain-containing protein 9 gives MLKFFSARDDENESLLGAITEDEGDNPSLQDTKHHWLNRPCLLVLKDGDVSKPGLGCSQIRPESPSKTSSDTSVRSSFGACDQKSTQHLAKTASPSQLEEGSCTVTTISTWGESCFGESSSPLVLSPAEAAWPEEEEEAVEELAAVEKKLQVLPSKEDSVIEEKELEECRLEQQEQSNSSEATAAPSSLSHEETHGRELQGQLKMVRSNGRVETDSSRTQAASGEGATGDAASAVVPDNESELSPVGILSKDRGTVLGEVAPVWIPDAQAQVCMKCGVKFTFTKRRHHCRACGKVFCALCSNVKFRLTHMDGKEGRVCTSCHSTLIKRTPPSGKRRVWFADEILNKQSESAPTTPVRGPAFSPLMRRVLGGQVKSPVGSPQSRRASRPHGTNINEACGPFGWGTTALVSSSANLVPLDGLPPILTSTGVKGDYTVEEQPSEMLLIQELESGRPKPLVFVLNANLLAMVKLVNYVNRKCWCMTTKGMHAVGQVEVVVLLQCLPEEKSFPKDVFTHFVQLYRDTLTGKVVKHLSLSLFGGSFLGSEEHAGFLYVRSTLQSLQGLPLPNQPYLFGLLVHRAEVAWAKAFPLRLMLRLGAEYRFYPCPLYSVRLRKPLFGEIGHTIMRLLVDFRNYRYSLPMVPGLTVDLEAQRTCIKIPTTGYNELMKALNKSNEHVLAIGACFNETADSHLICVQGDDGQYQTQAISIHNQPRKVTGSCFFIFSSALKASAGYLAKSSIVEDGLMVQITVETMAELRRSLREMKDYTVTCGRLDQSDSQELVCVQWVEEKCTVNKGVISPIDGKSMESFRSTKMFQKSEYKENGKIIRWTEVFYLQRGDHPKGGVSDSAEHNRLVERIARAFCLALCPHLKLLKEDGMAKLGLRVAFESQEVGFVAGSNGQPLPAQYLNALDSVLTPVIHSRGRKRGDEPLVIELIFYILENIT, from the exons ATGAAGGAGACAACCCATCTCTTCAGGACACCAAGCACCACTGGCTAAACAGACCCTGCCTGCTCGTGCTCAAAGATGGGGACGTGTCAAAACCAGGATTGGGTTGCAGCCAAATACGACCCGAATCTCCGTCCAAGACCTCTTCAGACACATCTGTCAGAAGCAGCTTTGGAGCATGTGACCAGAAATCAACTCAACATCTCGCCAAAACTGCTTCACCCTCCCAGCTGGAGGAGGGCAGCTGCACTGTGACCACCATCTCCACATGGGGCGAGAGTTGTTTCGGGGAGTCTTCCAGCCCCTTGGTGCTGAGCCCTGCCGAGGCTGCGtggccagaggaggaggaggaggcagtcGAGGAGTTGGCTGCAGTGGAGAAGAAGCTCCAGGTTCTCCCATCAAAAGAGGACTCTGTGATCGaggagaaggagctggaggagtGCAGACTGGAGCAGCAAGAGCAGTCCAACAGCTCAGAGGCAACTGCAGCgccctcttctctctcacatGAGGAGACACATGGCAGGGAGCTCCAGGGCCAGTTGAAGATGGTCAGATCTAATGGAAGAGttgagacagacagcagcaggacacaGGCAGCCAGTGGGGAGGGAGCGACGGGGGACGCAGCTTCCGCCGTGGTTCCTGACAATGAGTCTGAGTTGAGTCCTGTTGGTATTCTGTCCAAGGATCGAGGCACTGTCCTCGGAGAGGTAGCTCCAGTGTGGATCCCTGATGCTCAGGCGCAGGTCTGCATGAAGTGTGGGGTCAAGTTCACGTTTACCAAGAGGAGGCACCACTGCCGCGCGTGTGGGAAG GTTTTCTGTGCACTTTGCTCCAATGTGAAGTTCAGACTCACACATATGGATGGCAAGGAGGGACGTGTTTGTACTTCCTGCCATTCAACACTCATTAAAA GGACACCTCCAAGTGGGAAAAGGAGGGTGTGGTTTGCAGATGAAATTCTCAATAAGCAGTCAGAGTCTGCTCCAACCACACCAGTCAGAGGGCCTGCGTTCTCACCGCTGATGAGACGAGTTCTGGGAGGGCAGGTTAAAAGTCCCGTGGGTTCACCACAGAGCCGGAGAGCCTCACGTCCACATGGGACGAATATTAAT GAAGCCTGTGGTCCTTTTGGCTGGGGCACCACAGCTTTAGTAAGCAGCTCTGCCAACCTTGTCCCCCTGGATGGTCTGCCACCCATCCTCACCTCCACAGGAGTCAAAGGAG ATTACACCGTGGAGGAGCAGCCCTCTGAGATGTTGCTTATTCAGGAGTTGGAGAGCGGCAGGCCCAAGCCCCTGGTGTTCGTCCTCAATGCCAACCTACTTGCTATGGTCAAGCTGGTCAACT ATGTTAACAGGAAGTGCTGGTGCATGACGACAAAGGGGATGCACGCTGTGGGccaggtggaggtggtggtgctgctgcagtgccTGCCTGAAGAGAAAAGCTTCCCCAAAGATGTTTTCACCCACTTCGTCCAGCTGTACAGGGATACCCTCACTG gaaaGGTTGTGAAACATCTGTCACTGTCCTTGTTTGGCGGTAGTTTCCTGGGCAGTGAGGAGCATGCAGGCTTCCTGTACGTTCGCTCCACTCTCCAGTCCCTTCAAGGTCTACCTCTGCCTAACCAGCCCTACCTCTTTGGCCTGCTGGTCCACAGAGCAGAGGTGGCCTGGGCCAAAGCCTTTCCCTTGCGTCTCATGCTGCGACTGGGGGCTGAATACAGAT TTTATCCGTGTCCTCTGTATAGTGTGCGCCTGAGGAAGCCATTGTTTGGGGAAATAGGCCACACCATAATGAGACTGCTAGTG gacTTTAGGAATTACCGTTACAGCCTGCCAATGGTCCCAGGGCTCACTGTGGATCTAGAGGCTCAGAGGACCTGCATAAAGATACCAACCACTGGGTATAATGAG CTAATGAAGGCTTTGAACAAGTCCAATGAGCATGTGTTGGCCATCGGGGCTTGCTTCAACGAGACTGCAGACTCACACCTCATCTGTGTACAGGGAGATGACGGCCAGTACCAGACCCAGGCCATCAGCATTCACAATCAGCCCCGCAAAG TTACTGGATCTTGCTTTTTTATATTCAGCAGTGCACTAAAGGCGTCTGCAGGGTACCTTGCCAAGTCCAGTATTGTAGAAG ATGGGCTAATGGTGCAGATCACCGTGGAAACCATGGCGGAGCTCCGTCGGTCACTACGGGAGATGAAAGACTACACCGTCACCTGTGGACGGCTTGACCAGTCAGACAGCCAGGAGCTTGTTTGTGTACAGTGGGTGGAGGAGAAATGCACTGTGAATAAGGG GGTTATAAGTCCCATAGATGGAAAATCCATGGAATCCTTCAGAAGTACGAAGATGTTTCAGAAATCAGAATACAAAGAAAATGGGAAGATCATCCGCTGGACTGAA GTGTTCTACCTGCAGAGGGGGGATCATCCCAAAGGAGGAGTTAGTGACTCTGCTGAACACAACCGACTAGTAGAACGGATCGCCCGGGCCTTTTGCTTGGCACTGTGTCCACATCTCAAACTGCTGAAAGAGGACGGGATGGCCAAACTGGGGCTGCGTGTTGCTTTTGAATCTCAAGAG GTGGGATTTGTGGCTGGGAGCAATGGGCAGCCCCTCCCAGCTCAGTACCTCAATGCCCTGGACAGCGTGCTGACGCCAGTCATTCACAGCAGGGGGCGCAAGAGGGGCGATGAGCCTCTTGTGATAGAGCTTATCTTTTACATCCTGGAGAACATCACTTAG
- the elovl1b gene encoding elongation of very long chain fatty acids protein 1b, with protein sequence MANVLQGIQEIGSHAVDIYDYLLAGLDPRLNQYPLMQSPIPMSAILLCYLFFVLYLGPRFMANRKPFQLKEAMIAYNFMLVALSIFIVYEFLMSGWATTYTWRCDAVDTSDSPQALRMVQVAWLFWFSKIIELMDTIFFVLRKKHGQITFLHIFHHSFMPWTWWWGVSYAPGGMGSFHAMVNSSVHIIMYFYYGLAAAGPRFQKFLWWKKYMTAIQLTQFVLVSLHATQYYFMDSCDYQFPMIVHLIWMYGTFFFVLFSNFWVQAYVKGKRLPKQDVKQCQNGTAVYTNGKRHENGNSINHGATNGSTLLENGSSHNGKMKKA encoded by the exons ATGGCAAATGTACTTCAAGGGATTCAGGAGATTGGCTCACATGCCGTGGATATCTATGACTACCTCTTGGCAGGACTTG ATCCACGGCTGAACCAGTATCCACTCATGCAGAGTCCTATTCCTATGTCTGCTATATTGCTGTGCTACCTGTTCTTTGTACTGTACCTTGGACCTCGATTTATGGCCAATCGCAAGCCCTTTCAGCTAAAAGAAGCCATGATAGCATACAACTTCATGCTAGTGGCACTGTCGATATTTATCGTTTATGAA tTCTTGATGTCTGGTTGGGCTACAACGTATACCTGGAGATGTGATGCGGTTGATACGTCTGACAGTCCTCAAGCACTACGA ATGGTCCAAGTTGCCTGGCTGTTTTGGTTCTCCAAGATCATTGAGCTCATGGACACT ATCTTCTTCGTGTTGAGGAAAAAGCATGGCCAGATTACCTTCCTACACATCTTCCACCACTCCTTCATGCCCTGGACCTGGTGGTGGGGAGTTTCCTATGCTCCTG GTGGAATGGGATCTTTCCATGCCATGGTGAACTCTTCCGTCCATATCATCATGTATTTCTATTACGgccttgctgctgctggaccaCGTTTCCAGAAGTTTTTGTGGTGGAAGAAATACATGACTGCCATTCAGCTG ACCCAGTTTGTCCTGGTATCTCTCCACGCTACCCAGTATTACTTCATGGACAGCTGCGACTACCAGTTCCCCATGATCGTGCACCTCATCTGGATGTATGGAACCTTCTTCTTTGTGCTCTTCTCCAACTTCTGGGTCCAGGCTTACGTGAAGGGTAAGCGGTTGCCTAAACAGGACGTTAAGCAGTGTCAGAATGGCACAGCTGTCTACACCAATGGCAAGCGCCATGAAAATGGCAACAGCATCAACCACGGAGCCACCAATGGCTCTACTCTCCTTGAGAATGGCAGCTCTCACAATGGCAAGATGAAGAAAGCCTAG